A stretch of Lathyrus oleraceus cultivar Zhongwan6 chromosome 6, CAAS_Psat_ZW6_1.0, whole genome shotgun sequence DNA encodes these proteins:
- the LOC127095365 gene encoding uncharacterized protein LOC127095365: MSDSSSSESCNPNREDPVADSANTSHARRPKETVSGFSSAIALDEQTREGSRYVQNAIATMVTGIMSVSLGKNVSDDAEQTDAHKGSNIDKPLDNVGGEEVRVTHDVSDNLNCEAETVDLEEFSDNELLSSVVPSIAKRIRTRREKKIVAQRSPRKNIDVPTSPNPKVAESSLKRKGHGPTKSWSKGVPKKMKTKSVVVESDSDVPCDVTATLSKKKPTTSKLAASVPEVPIDNISFHFASSVNRWKYVYQKRLALERELS, from the exons ATGTCTGATTCCTCTAGCTCTGAATCATGCAACCCTAACAGGGAAGATCCTGTTGCTGACTCTGCGAATACCTCgcatgcaagaagacctaaagaaactgTCTCAGGCTTCTCCTCAGCAATCGCGCTTGATGAACAAACCAGAGAAGGTTCCAGGTATGTTCAAAATGCCATTGCAACTATGGTGACTGGAATAATGTCTG TCTCCTTAGGAAAGAATGTCTCTGATGATGCTGAGCAAACTGATGCTCATAAGGGGTCAAATATTGACAAACCCTTAGATAATGTGGGTGGTGAGGAAGTCCGTGTCACTcatgatgtcagtgacaaccTTAACTGCGAAGCTGAAACAGTAGACCTGGAGGAATTTTCTGATAATGAGTTGTTGTcctcagttgtccctagcatagccaagaggattaggactaggagagaaaagAAAATAGTGGCGCAAAGGTCCCCCAGAAAGAATATTGATGTGCCAACCTCTCCCAATCCAAAGGTGGCAGAAAGTTCCCTCAAGAGGAAAGGTCATGGTCCaacaaaatcttggagcaaaggggtgcccaagaaaatgaagaccaagtcTGTTGTTGTGGAGTCTGACTCAGATGTTCCATGTGATGTCACTGCCACTCTGTCAAAGAAGAAGCCCACCACTAGCAAGCTTGCagctagtgtccctgaggtaccaATTGACAACATATCATTCCATTTTGCTTCAAGTGTAAACAGGTGGAAATATGTTTATCAGAAGAGGCTGGCTTTGGAAAGGGAATTGTCTTAG